CACCACGGGCAGCCCCTCGGCAAAGCTAGGCAGCACCATCACCTGCGCCGCCAAAATCTGCTGTTGCACTTCCGCATTGGTCGCCCAGCCCGTGATTTCTAGATAGTCGTGCAGATTCAGCGCCTTGATACGCTGTTCAATCTGCGCCCGTAGCGGCCCATCGCCCACCAAGACGACCTTAAACCTTAATCCCTCTGCTGCAAGCTGGCTCACCGCTTCCAGCAGCAGCAGGTGGCCCTTTTGCTCCCCCAACCGCCCCACGCAGACAAAGCGAGACTCCTGCGGCAACGGTACAGACGGCTGCAATAAGAATAAGTCATCTACGCCGCAGTGGATGATGTGAATCTTTGACCACTGCGGATAGTCGCACCAGCGAAAAAGCTGACTTTCGGTAAAGGAACTGATGGCGACGACAAAGGCAGCGTGGCGAATTTTTTCAGAGAGGGCGATCGCCTCTGGCTTGTCAAACTCGTGGGGGCCGTGAACCGTGAAGCTATAGGACGGCCCGCCTAGCGCATGACACAGCATCGCCACTGCGGTTGCATTCGTGCCAAAGTGCGCGTGTACGTGGTCGATGCCCATTTCTATGCAGCCGCGCAGCAATCCACAGGCCTCAGCTAGGTAAACTAGGTTCACCAGCAGCCCCCGATCCGATTTCCAGCCCGTTTTGAGCGCTAGTCGCAGCGCAGCGAGAAATCGTTGAGGGCGGCTCATCACCCCGCGAACCGCATTCAGCAGCAGGTCAAATTTAGAGCCTAGAATAAACCGTGTTTTTTGAAACTCTTGCTGATCCGCCGCGTCAGTCAGCGCCAGTTCTGGTTTGCGAATCGAGAAACGGGTTACGTCAATTCCCTGCGTTTCCAGTTCCAGAATTTCTCGACGGATGAATGTGCAGCTTGCATAGGGATGCTGATTCATCAGGTAAGCAATCTTCATAGCAGCGATGCACTCAGAGAAAAATGAATTTCAAAAGATTGTGACACATTGCAGCACTGCATTTATGTCCCGGACAACACTAAGGTGAGAAGTTAGCCGACTGTGCAAGTTCTGTGTATTTCAAAATTATGTTTTATATGAACAGTTCAGAGCGAGATAAAGACGGGGTGTTGGGATTTGACCTGGCACGGAGCTTTTTGGAATTATGAAGTTCACATGAACTTGAAACGTAGAAACTGTAAAGCTGATGATCTAGAACAAAGCCATGCAGCAGTGTCTTCGGTGTATTCACGGAAACATTTCTAGCCCACAAGACGCTTGAATTCATGGGATGTTAGCCCGATCCGTCTTGGAAAGAGGCAATCGCCTGCGTCATAGTCGTCAATTCTTGAATATGAAGTTTACGTGAATCTGAGGTATAGATATTGCGAAAATCA
The Thermoleptolyngbya sichuanensis A183 DNA segment above includes these coding regions:
- a CDS encoding glycosyltransferase translates to MKIAYLMNQHPYASCTFIRREILELETQGIDVTRFSIRKPELALTDAADQQEFQKTRFILGSKFDLLLNAVRGVMSRPQRFLAALRLALKTGWKSDRGLLVNLVYLAEACGLLRGCIEMGIDHVHAHFGTNATAVAMLCHALGGPSYSFTVHGPHEFDKPEAIALSEKIRHAAFVVAISSFTESQLFRWCDYPQWSKIHIIHCGVDDLFLLQPSVPLPQESRFVCVGRLGEQKGHLLLLEAVSQLAAEGLRFKVVLVGDGPLRAQIEQRIKALNLHDYLEITGWATNAEVQQQILAAQVMVLPSFAEGLPVVLMESLALGRPVLSTYIAGIPELVEPGVCGWLVPSGSVTTLAAAMRQVLQTPLADLERMGQAGAARVAQFHSARVEAARLAALFQRYVTHPGLADMADSVQERDSKERDSGAIALPRNLEKVPSQISSQISS